In the Kitasatospora terrestris genome, one interval contains:
- a CDS encoding DUF58 domain-containing protein: MALTGRTALLAALGALVVGLVAPSWTGILAVTLPVLLGVLADLALAAPVRALGLARGGDTTVRLGEDATVELTVTNPGRRPLRGQVRDAWAPSAWRPGSSYAASRHTVSIPPGERRRLTTPLAPTRRGDHHAVKVTVRSLGPLGLAARQGSRTVPWTLRALPPFTSRKHLPSRLARLRELDGRTSVLTRGQGTEFDSLREYLPGDDVRSIDWRASARRNTVAVRTWRPERDRHVLIVLDTGRTSAGRVGDAPRLDAALDSALLLAALATKAGDRVDLLAHDLHKRATVVGRSPADVLPALTEAMATLEPALVETDMRALTAAALRTAPHRSLIVLLTGLDTRPVEQGLLPQLPLLTKRHEVVLASVADPRLDELAAARGTVQDVYGAAAAEQTRADRRRTAARLTRAGVTVLDAPPTTIAPVLADTYLALKAAGRL, encoded by the coding sequence ATGGCCCTGACCGGCCGCACGGCCCTCCTCGCCGCCCTCGGCGCCCTCGTCGTCGGCCTGGTCGCCCCGTCCTGGACCGGCATCCTCGCCGTCACCCTCCCCGTCCTGCTCGGCGTCCTCGCCGACCTGGCCCTCGCGGCCCCGGTCCGCGCGCTCGGGCTGGCCCGCGGCGGTGACACCACCGTCCGCCTCGGCGAGGACGCCACCGTCGAACTCACCGTCACCAACCCGGGCCGGCGCCCCCTGCGCGGCCAGGTCCGCGACGCCTGGGCCCCCTCCGCCTGGCGCCCCGGCAGCTCGTACGCCGCCTCCCGGCACACCGTCAGCATCCCGCCGGGCGAACGCCGCCGGCTCACCACCCCGCTCGCCCCCACCCGGCGCGGCGACCACCACGCCGTCAAGGTCACCGTCCGCTCGCTCGGCCCGCTCGGCCTGGCGGCCCGTCAGGGCTCCCGGACCGTCCCGTGGACGCTCCGCGCCCTTCCCCCGTTCACCAGCCGCAAGCACCTGCCCTCCCGACTCGCCCGGCTGCGCGAACTCGACGGCCGCACCAGCGTCCTGACCCGCGGCCAGGGCACCGAGTTCGACTCCCTCCGCGAGTACCTGCCCGGCGACGACGTGCGCTCCATCGACTGGCGCGCCAGCGCCCGGCGCAACACCGTCGCCGTCCGCACCTGGCGGCCCGAGCGCGACCGGCACGTCCTGATCGTCCTCGACACCGGCCGCACCTCCGCCGGCCGCGTCGGCGACGCCCCCCGCCTGGACGCCGCCCTCGACTCAGCGCTCCTCCTCGCCGCCCTCGCCACCAAGGCCGGCGACCGCGTCGACCTGCTCGCCCACGACCTCCACAAGCGCGCCACCGTCGTCGGCCGCTCCCCCGCCGACGTCCTCCCCGCGCTCACCGAGGCCATGGCCACCCTGGAACCCGCCCTCGTCGAGACCGACATGCGGGCCCTCACCGCGGCCGCCCTGCGCACCGCCCCGCACCGCTCCCTGATCGTCCTGCTCACCGGCCTCGACACCCGGCCCGTCGAGCAGGGGCTGCTCCCCCAGCTCCCCCTGCTCACCAAACGCCACGAGGTCGTCCTCGCCTCGGTCGCCGACCCCCGCCTCGACGAACTCGCCGCCGCCCGCGGCACCGTCCAGGACGTCTACGGCGCCGCCGCCGCCGAGCAGACCCGCGCCGACCGCCGCCGCACCGCCGCCCGCCTCACCCGCGCCGGCGTGACCGTCCTCGACGCCCCGCCCACCACCATCGCCCCGGTCCTGGCCGACACCTACCTCGCCCTCAAGGCCGCCGGCCGGCTCTAG
- a CDS encoding helix-turn-helix domain-containing protein — protein MNDNNGPQSAFLVPLEDLVSPPPKERADAARNRAAVLEAAARLFSEHGVDAVSLDQVAAAAGVGKGTVFRRFGDKSGLAVALLDSRERELQAGVLSGPPPLGPGAPAEERLVAFVGAYFDYLVEHLPLVRMSETASAGARYRIGAYRFWHRHLAILLAGVPDPEHTAHALLAAVGAEHVAALLPELGERRMRADLIRLARTIAAMGAGGGAGEGA, from the coding sequence ATGAACGACAATAACGGACCGCAGTCCGCTTTTCTAGTCCCGCTGGAGGACCTCGTCTCGCCGCCGCCGAAGGAGCGGGCGGACGCCGCCCGCAACCGGGCGGCGGTATTGGAGGCGGCGGCCCGGTTGTTCTCCGAGCACGGCGTGGACGCGGTGTCGCTCGACCAGGTCGCAGCGGCGGCGGGGGTGGGCAAGGGGACGGTCTTCCGCCGGTTCGGGGACAAGTCGGGGCTGGCGGTGGCGCTCCTCGACAGCCGGGAGCGGGAGTTGCAGGCCGGCGTGCTGTCGGGGCCGCCGCCGCTGGGGCCGGGGGCTCCGGCGGAGGAGCGGTTGGTGGCGTTCGTCGGGGCGTACTTCGACTACCTGGTGGAGCACCTGCCGCTGGTGCGGATGTCCGAGACGGCCTCGGCGGGGGCGCGGTACCGGATCGGGGCGTACCGGTTCTGGCACCGGCACCTGGCGATCCTGCTGGCCGGGGTGCCGGATCCGGAGCACACGGCGCACGCGCTGCTGGCGGCGGTCGGGGCCGAGCACGTCGCGGCGCTGCTGCCCGAGTTGGGGGAGCGGCGGATGCGGGCCGATCTGATCAGGCTCGCGCGGACGATCGCGGCGATGGGCGCCGGGGGAGGGGCCGGGGAAGGCGCCTAG
- a CDS encoding rhodanese-like domain-containing protein produces the protein MAALITRDELRTAISAGTVTVVDTLGGDYYAQQHLPGALAVRPDEVDSHAPALLPDRTAAIVTYCSNPACPNSGQVADRLTALGYTNVRKYREGIQDWVEAGLPVESA, from the coding sequence ATGGCCGCACTCATCACCCGCGACGAGCTCCGCACCGCCATCAGCGCCGGCACCGTCACCGTCGTCGACACCCTCGGCGGCGACTACTACGCCCAGCAGCACCTGCCCGGCGCCCTCGCCGTCCGCCCCGACGAGGTCGACAGCCACGCGCCGGCCCTGCTCCCCGACCGCACCGCCGCGATCGTCACCTACTGCTCCAACCCCGCCTGCCCCAACAGCGGCCAGGTCGCCGACCGCCTCACCGCCCTCGGCTACACGAACGTCCGCAAGTACCGCGAGGGCATCCAGGACTGGGTGGAGGCCGGCCTCCCTGTCGAATCCGCCTGA
- a CDS encoding stage II sporulation protein M produces MDLDVFVAAHQAEWHRLEVLSKRRSLDGEEADELITLYQRATSHLAQVQASAPDPVLEGRLTTLVAGGRSAVTGARTASWRDAGRYFAVSFPAALYRSRRWWVPIAVVSLLLSALIAWWISSHPEVRDSIAPPDYIRELTKPGGAYESYYSDHPATAFAARVWTNNAWIAAQCLAFGVLLGLPVLYVLLENVLNLGVGIGLMASAGRLDLFLGLLLPHGLLELTAVFVAAGLGLRLGWTVIDPGPRTRAAALAEEGRSVIGMAIGLAAVLLVTGVLEAFVTPSSLPTWARIGIGVVAEVLFLLYALVLGRRAAALGEVGDVEAADRADLRPTAA; encoded by the coding sequence ATGGACCTGGACGTCTTCGTCGCCGCCCACCAGGCGGAGTGGCACCGTCTGGAGGTTCTCAGCAAGCGGCGCAGCCTCGACGGCGAGGAGGCGGACGAACTGATCACCCTCTACCAGCGGGCCACCAGCCACCTCGCCCAGGTCCAGGCGAGCGCCCCGGACCCGGTGCTCGAGGGCCGCCTCACCACGCTGGTCGCCGGCGGTCGCAGCGCCGTCACCGGGGCCCGCACCGCCTCCTGGCGCGACGCCGGGCGCTACTTCGCCGTCAGCTTCCCCGCCGCGCTCTACCGCTCCCGCCGCTGGTGGGTGCCGATCGCCGTGGTCTCGCTGCTCCTGAGCGCGCTGATCGCCTGGTGGATCTCCAGCCACCCCGAGGTCCGCGACTCGATAGCCCCGCCCGACTACATCCGGGAGCTCACCAAGCCCGGCGGCGCCTACGAGTCCTACTACTCCGACCACCCTGCGACGGCGTTCGCCGCCCGGGTGTGGACCAACAACGCGTGGATCGCCGCCCAGTGCCTGGCCTTCGGCGTCCTGCTCGGCCTGCCCGTGCTGTACGTCCTCCTGGAGAACGTGCTGAACCTCGGCGTCGGCATCGGCCTGATGGCCTCCGCCGGCCGGCTCGACCTCTTCCTCGGCCTGCTCCTGCCGCACGGCCTGCTCGAACTCACCGCCGTCTTCGTCGCCGCCGGCCTCGGCCTGCGCCTGGGCTGGACCGTCATCGACCCCGGCCCGCGCACCCGGGCCGCCGCCCTCGCCGAGGAGGGCCGCTCTGTCATCGGCATGGCCATCGGCCTGGCCGCCGTCCTCCTGGTCACCGGCGTCCTCGAAGCCTTCGTGACCCCGTCGTCCCTGCCGACCTGGGCGCGCATCGGCATCGGCGTGGTCGCCGAGGTCCTCTTCCTCCTCTACGCCCTCGTCCTCGGCCGCCGTGCCGCAGCCCTCGGCGAGGTCGGAGACGTCGAAGCCGCCGACCGCGCGGACCTCCGCCCGACGGCCGCGTGA
- a CDS encoding RDD family protein gives MSDLVTGEAVVLGLREAKLPSRALARLLDGVIQAVAWFVLAVVFSMLLETVDEAAVEAVALSVFVLLVVVVPVVVETLSKGRSPGKAAFGLRVVRVDGGPIRFRHALVRGLVGMVDFGLMGVPAVVSSLVSPQGRRLGDVFAGTLVVRERLPRVAREQGVLPPVPPQLLNALSAELLSLEVSAVPDRLWLAVRQYLGRMRQLDPAVAAAMAQQLAADLTAHTGRPVPYGVPPAAYLGAVLVERQRREWVRATAAGEIPQVYAAPFGQAPGYGGQPAYGQPPAYGQPVAQPQPQVQPQPSQPGGPPVRVLGYPAPQPASAPVQAPPVQAPVEQPAPEPSAGGFAPPA, from the coding sequence GTGAGCGACCTGGTGACGGGCGAGGCGGTCGTCCTCGGGCTGCGGGAGGCCAAGCTGCCGAGCCGGGCTCTGGCCCGGCTGCTGGACGGCGTGATCCAGGCGGTCGCCTGGTTCGTCCTGGCCGTGGTCTTCTCGATGCTGCTGGAGACCGTGGACGAGGCGGCGGTCGAGGCGGTCGCACTGTCCGTGTTCGTCCTCCTCGTGGTGGTGGTACCGGTCGTGGTGGAGACGCTGAGCAAGGGGCGGTCGCCCGGGAAGGCTGCGTTCGGCCTGCGGGTGGTGCGGGTGGACGGCGGACCGATCCGGTTCCGGCACGCGCTGGTGCGCGGCCTGGTCGGGATGGTCGACTTCGGGCTGATGGGGGTCCCGGCGGTGGTCAGCTCGCTGGTCTCGCCGCAGGGACGCCGGCTGGGGGACGTGTTCGCCGGGACGCTGGTGGTCCGGGAGCGGCTGCCGCGGGTGGCGCGGGAGCAGGGTGTCCTGCCGCCGGTGCCACCGCAGCTGCTGAACGCGCTGAGCGCCGAGCTGCTCTCGCTGGAGGTCTCGGCGGTGCCGGACCGGCTGTGGCTGGCGGTCCGTCAGTACCTGGGCCGGATGCGGCAGCTCGATCCGGCGGTGGCGGCGGCGATGGCGCAGCAGCTGGCGGCCGATCTGACGGCGCACACCGGGCGTCCGGTGCCGTACGGGGTGCCCCCGGCGGCGTACCTGGGTGCGGTGCTGGTGGAACGGCAGCGGCGCGAGTGGGTCCGGGCGACCGCGGCGGGCGAGATCCCGCAGGTGTACGCGGCGCCCTTCGGGCAGGCACCCGGGTACGGCGGGCAGCCGGCGTACGGACAGCCGCCTGCGTACGGACAGCCGGTGGCCCAGCCGCAGCCGCAGGTCCAGCCGCAGCCGTCGCAGCCGGGCGGGCCTCCGGTCCGGGTGCTGGGGTATCCGGCGCCGCAGCCCGCGTCGGCACCGGTGCAGGCGCCGCCGGTGCAGGCGCCGGTGGAGCAGCCCGCGCCGGAGCCGTCGGCCGGTGGGTTCGCGCCGCCGGCGTGA
- a CDS encoding SigE family RNA polymerase sigma factor, whose protein sequence is MAKQSRDAEFTAYVASRAGWLRKVAYLLSSDWHRADDLVQESITKLYTNWARAARAENLDGYARTVLVNTFLAEQRSSWRRRTRTSAQTPDGVTAGTDLDVSMDLRQALAALPPKQRATVVLRYYCDLSVEQTAEAMGCSSGNVKSQSSRALGALRVSAALRVAGGFEG, encoded by the coding sequence ATGGCGAAGCAGTCGCGCGACGCCGAGTTCACCGCGTACGTGGCCTCCCGGGCGGGGTGGCTGCGCAAGGTGGCGTATCTGCTCAGCTCGGACTGGCACCGGGCGGACGATCTGGTCCAGGAGAGCATCACCAAGCTGTACACCAACTGGGCCCGGGCTGCCCGGGCGGAGAACCTGGACGGCTATGCCCGGACGGTGTTGGTGAACACCTTCCTGGCGGAGCAGCGCTCGTCGTGGCGCAGGCGGACCCGGACCTCCGCGCAGACCCCGGACGGGGTGACGGCCGGGACGGATCTGGATGTGTCGATGGATCTGCGGCAGGCGCTGGCGGCGCTGCCGCCCAAGCAGCGGGCCACGGTGGTGCTCCGGTACTACTGCGACCTGTCGGTGGAGCAGACCGCCGAGGCGATGGGCTGTTCCAGCGGCAACGTGAAGAGCCAGAGCTCGCGGGCGCTGGGTGCGCTGCGGGTGTCGGCGGCGCTGCGCGTGGCAGGGGGGTTCGAGGGATGA
- the ahcY gene encoding adenosylhomocysteinase, with product MSNTTGDFKVADLSQAPFGRKEIQLAEHEMPGLMSIRAEYAASQPLAGARITGSLHMTVQTAVLIETLTALGAQVRWCSCNIFSTQDHAAAAIAVGPNGTPDDPQGVPVFAWKGETLEEYWWCTEQALTWPNGETPNMILDDGGDATLLIHKGVEFEKAGEAPDPSTADNDEYRIILELLNRTLTESPAKWTEVASTIKGVTEETTTGVHRLYEMHRDGKLLFPAINVNDSVTKSKFDNKYGCRHSLIDGINRATDVLIGGKVAVVCGYGDVGKGCAESLRGQGARVIVTEIDPICALQAAMDGYQVTTLDEVVETADIFITTTGNKDIILASHMERMKHQAIVGNIGHFDNEIDMAGLAQLPGVVKTEVKPQVHEWRKADGRTIIVLSEGRLLNLGNATGHPSFVMSNSFANQTIAQIELFTKTEQYPIGVYVLPKHLDEKVARLHLDALGVKLTTLTQDQADYIGVQVEGPYKSDQYRY from the coding sequence ATGTCGAACACCACCGGTGACTTCAAGGTCGCCGACCTCTCCCAGGCCCCGTTCGGCCGCAAGGAGATCCAGCTCGCCGAGCACGAGATGCCCGGCCTGATGTCGATCCGCGCCGAGTACGCCGCCTCCCAGCCGCTGGCCGGCGCCCGCATCACCGGCTCGCTGCACATGACCGTGCAGACCGCCGTGCTGATCGAGACCCTGACGGCGCTCGGCGCCCAGGTCCGCTGGTGCTCCTGCAACATCTTCTCCACCCAGGACCACGCCGCCGCCGCCATCGCGGTCGGCCCGAACGGCACCCCGGACGACCCGCAGGGCGTCCCGGTCTTCGCCTGGAAGGGCGAGACCCTGGAGGAGTACTGGTGGTGCACCGAGCAGGCGCTCACCTGGCCGAACGGCGAGACCCCCAACATGATCCTGGACGACGGCGGTGACGCCACCCTCCTGATCCACAAGGGCGTCGAGTTCGAGAAGGCCGGCGAGGCCCCGGACCCGTCCACCGCCGACAACGACGAGTACCGGATCATCCTGGAGCTGCTCAACCGCACGCTCACCGAGTCCCCGGCCAAGTGGACCGAGGTCGCCTCCACCATCAAGGGCGTCACCGAGGAGACCACCACCGGCGTCCACCGCCTGTACGAGATGCACCGCGACGGCAAGCTGCTGTTCCCGGCCATCAACGTCAACGACTCGGTCACCAAGTCGAAGTTCGACAACAAGTACGGCTGCCGCCACTCCCTGATCGACGGCATCAACCGCGCCACCGACGTCCTGATCGGCGGCAAGGTCGCGGTCGTCTGCGGCTACGGCGACGTCGGCAAGGGCTGCGCCGAGTCGCTCCGCGGCCAGGGCGCCCGGGTCATCGTCACCGAGATCGACCCGATCTGCGCCCTCCAGGCCGCGATGGACGGCTACCAGGTCACCACCCTGGACGAGGTCGTCGAGACCGCCGACATCTTCATCACCACCACCGGCAACAAGGACATCATCCTCGCCTCCCACATGGAGCGGATGAAGCACCAGGCCATCGTCGGCAACATCGGCCACTTCGACAACGAGATCGACATGGCCGGCCTCGCCCAGCTCCCCGGCGTGGTGAAGACCGAGGTCAAGCCGCAGGTCCACGAGTGGCGCAAGGCCGACGGCCGCACCATCATCGTGCTCTCCGAGGGCCGCCTGCTGAACCTCGGCAACGCGACCGGCCACCCGTCCTTCGTGATGTCCAACTCCTTCGCGAACCAGACCATCGCGCAGATCGAGCTGTTCACCAAGACCGAGCAGTACCCGATCGGCGTCTACGTCCTCCCGAAGCACCTGGACGAGAAGGTCGCCCGCCTCCACCTCGACGCCCTCGGCGTCAAGCTCACCACCCTCACCCAGGACCAGGCCGACTACATCGGCGTCCAGGTCGAGGGCCCGTACAAGTCGGACCAGTACCGCTACTGA
- a CDS encoding cation diffusion facilitator family transporter: MSTEGGTKALVAALSANLGIALGKFVAFAFSGSSSMLAEGVHSIADSGNQVLLLVGGKRAQREATPEHPFGYGRERYVYAFLVSIVLFSVGGMFAVYEGYEKIAHPHELDNWYWPVGVLVFAIALEGWSFLTAYREASKDKGGHNWSSYIRRAKAPELPVVLLEDTGALIGLVLALLGVGLTVITGDAVWDGIGTLCIGLLLILIAIVLALETKSLLIGESAHHEVVTEIRDALVDHDSVTDVIHMRTLHLGPEELLVAAKIGVNAEDSAAQIAEAIDLAEARVRRAVPIARVIYLEPDIYSEEKAAAGPDADATPGGPARNAH; the protein is encoded by the coding sequence GTGAGTACCGAAGGCGGCACCAAGGCACTGGTCGCGGCACTGTCCGCGAACCTGGGCATCGCGCTCGGCAAGTTCGTGGCGTTCGCGTTCTCCGGTTCGTCCTCGATGCTCGCCGAGGGCGTGCACTCGATCGCCGACTCCGGCAACCAGGTGCTGCTGCTGGTCGGCGGCAAGCGCGCCCAGCGCGAGGCCACCCCCGAGCACCCCTTCGGCTACGGCCGCGAGCGGTACGTCTACGCCTTCCTGGTCTCCATCGTGCTGTTCAGCGTCGGTGGCATGTTCGCCGTGTACGAGGGCTACGAGAAGATCGCCCACCCGCACGAGCTGGACAACTGGTACTGGCCGGTCGGCGTGCTGGTCTTCGCCATCGCGCTGGAGGGGTGGTCGTTCCTGACCGCCTACCGCGAGGCGAGCAAGGACAAGGGCGGCCACAACTGGTCCTCTTACATCCGGCGGGCCAAGGCCCCCGAGCTGCCCGTGGTGCTGCTGGAGGACACCGGCGCACTGATCGGCCTGGTGCTGGCGCTGCTCGGCGTCGGCCTGACCGTGATCACCGGGGACGCGGTCTGGGACGGCATCGGCACCCTCTGCATCGGCCTGCTGCTGATCCTGATCGCGATCGTGCTGGCGCTGGAGACCAAGTCGCTGCTGATCGGCGAGTCCGCCCACCACGAGGTGGTCACCGAGATCCGCGACGCGCTGGTCGACCACGACTCGGTCACCGACGTGATCCACATGCGCACCCTGCACCTCGGCCCCGAGGAGCTGCTGGTCGCCGCGAAGATCGGCGTCAACGCGGAGGACAGCGCCGCCCAGATCGCCGAGGCGATCGACCTCGCCGAGGCCCGGGTCCGCCGGGCCGTGCCGATCGCCCGGGTGATCTACCTGGAGCCGGACATCTACAGCGAGGAGAAGGCCGCGGCCGGCCCCGACGCGGACGCCACCCCGGGCGGTCCGGCCAGGAACGCGCACTGA
- a CDS encoding SIS domain-containing protein — protein MLDDSLLDDPAALQRADRQHALLALAGAGARVRIALRLAEAAGLSSLRPDGRPRAVLVAGHGSALTATAVLAALAAPSSLVLPLPPADTRPSAPYFTDGQSWVLPGWAGPLDLIVLASSAGREGGLINLAEQAYARGCAIAVIAPEGSELADAALQVRGLPLPFATSSVEEGEDSPEPDLPVEDPAALWAYLTPLLALADRVGAAQLAPGALEAAADRLDEVAVRCRPDAEAYGNPAKGLAGQLAETVPLLWADGPTTAAAAERFAAMLADQAGLPAPTGRLPQALTAHRGMFTGRLGAVGGDLDDFFRDRVDEPGPLQLQVVLLRHTPGVDELSEPGYAVARARRLADAHEVRFTDYTSSLEDPLQALAELIGLTDFAAVYLGLATKG, from the coding sequence ATGCTCGACGACTCACTGCTCGACGACCCGGCCGCCCTGCAGCGCGCCGACCGCCAGCACGCTCTGCTCGCCCTGGCCGGGGCGGGCGCGCGGGTCCGGATCGCCCTGCGGCTGGCCGAGGCCGCCGGGCTGAGCTCGCTGCGCCCCGACGGCCGCCCGCGCGCCGTCCTGGTGGCCGGCCACGGCAGCGCGCTGACCGCCACCGCTGTGCTCGCCGCCCTGGCGGCACCCAGCAGCCTGGTCCTCCCGCTGCCGCCGGCCGACACCCGGCCGTCCGCGCCGTACTTCACCGACGGCCAGTCCTGGGTGCTGCCGGGCTGGGCCGGCCCGCTCGACCTGATCGTGCTGGCCAGCTCCGCCGGCCGCGAGGGCGGCCTGATCAACCTCGCCGAGCAGGCCTACGCCCGGGGCTGCGCGATCGCCGTGATCGCCCCCGAGGGCAGCGAGCTCGCCGACGCCGCCCTGCAGGTCCGCGGCCTCCCGCTGCCGTTCGCGACCAGCAGCGTCGAGGAGGGGGAGGACAGCCCCGAACCCGACCTGCCGGTCGAGGACCCGGCCGCGCTCTGGGCCTACCTCACCCCGCTGCTCGCCCTCGCCGACCGGGTCGGCGCGGCCCAGCTGGCCCCCGGCGCGCTGGAGGCGGCGGCCGACCGGCTGGACGAGGTCGCGGTCCGCTGCCGGCCCGACGCCGAGGCGTACGGCAACCCGGCGAAGGGCCTGGCCGGCCAGCTCGCCGAGACCGTCCCGCTGCTCTGGGCGGACGGCCCGACCACCGCCGCGGCGGCCGAGCGCTTCGCCGCGATGCTCGCCGACCAGGCCGGCCTGCCCGCCCCCACCGGCCGGCTCCCGCAGGCGCTCACCGCGCACCGCGGCATGTTCACCGGCCGGCTCGGCGCCGTCGGCGGCGACCTGGACGACTTCTTCCGCGACCGGGTGGACGAGCCGGGGCCGCTCCAGCTCCAGGTCGTGCTGCTGCGCCACACCCCCGGCGTGGACGAACTGTCCGAGCCGGGCTACGCGGTCGCCCGGGCCCGCCGCCTTGCCGACGCCCACGAGGTCCGGTTCACCGACTACACCTCCAGCCTGGAGGACCCGCTGCAGGCGCTTGCCGAACTGATCGGCCTGACCGACTTCGCCGCCGTCTACCTCGGCCTCGCCACGAAGGGCTGA
- a CDS encoding Trm112 family protein, protein MSLPPFLLEILVCPQCHAPLAESGSDEAGELRCTGESCGLVYPVRDGIPVLLVDEARRPS, encoded by the coding sequence ATGAGCCTGCCGCCCTTCCTGCTGGAGATCCTGGTCTGCCCGCAGTGCCACGCCCCGCTCGCCGAGAGCGGTTCGGACGAGGCCGGCGAGCTGCGCTGCACCGGCGAGAGCTGCGGCCTGGTCTACCCGGTGCGCGACGGCATCCCGGTCCTCCTGGTGGACGAGGCCCGCCGCCCCTCCTGA
- a CDS encoding phosphomannomutase/phosphoglucomutase has translation MRDLKQLVKAYDVRGVVPDQWDESLARAFGAAFVRVLGASAVVVGHDMRPSSPSLSRAFAEGAAAYGADVVEIGLCSTDQLYYASGSLDLPGAMFTASHNPAEYNGIKLCKAGAAPVGQDTGLAEIRELVESWLDEDGKVTVPVVDAATGSLSSRETLTGYADHLRSLVDLTAIRPLKVAVDAGNGMGGHTVPTVFEGLPLDLVPMYFELDGTFPNHEANPLDPKNLVDLQAKVREVGADLGLAFDGDADRCFVVDENGDPVSPSAITALVAEREIARAREAGEEQPTIIHNLITSWSVPEVVRELGANPVRTRVGHSFIKQEMAVSDAVFGGEHSAHYYFRDFWRADTGMLAALHVLAALGGQPQALSALTARYNRYAASGEINSTVADQAGRTEAVRAAYATGEDVTVDELDGLTVAGPDWWFNLRASNTEPLLRLNVEAKDEARMAELRDGVLAIVRA, from the coding sequence GTGCGGGACCTCAAGCAGCTTGTGAAGGCCTACGACGTCCGGGGCGTGGTGCCGGACCAGTGGGACGAGTCGTTGGCCCGTGCCTTCGGTGCCGCGTTCGTCCGGGTGCTGGGCGCCTCCGCGGTGGTCGTCGGCCACGACATGCGGCCGTCCTCGCCGTCCCTCTCCCGGGCGTTCGCCGAGGGCGCCGCCGCCTACGGCGCGGACGTGGTCGAGATCGGCCTGTGCTCCACCGACCAGCTGTACTACGCCTCCGGCAGCCTGGACCTGCCCGGTGCGATGTTCACCGCGAGCCACAACCCGGCCGAGTACAACGGCATCAAGCTGTGCAAGGCCGGCGCCGCCCCGGTCGGCCAGGACACCGGCCTGGCCGAGATCCGCGAGCTGGTCGAGTCCTGGCTGGACGAGGACGGCAAGGTGACCGTCCCGGTCGTCGACGCCGCCACCGGCTCGCTCTCCTCCCGCGAGACCCTGACCGGCTACGCCGACCACCTGCGCTCGCTGGTCGACCTGACCGCGATCCGCCCGCTCAAGGTCGCGGTCGACGCCGGCAACGGCATGGGCGGCCACACCGTGCCGACCGTCTTCGAGGGCCTGCCGCTCGACCTGGTCCCGATGTACTTCGAGCTGGACGGCACCTTCCCCAACCACGAGGCCAACCCGCTCGACCCGAAGAACCTGGTCGACCTGCAGGCCAAGGTCCGCGAGGTCGGCGCCGACCTCGGCCTCGCCTTCGACGGCGACGCCGACCGCTGCTTCGTGGTGGACGAGAACGGCGACCCGGTCTCCCCGTCCGCGATCACCGCCCTGGTCGCCGAGCGCGAGATCGCCCGCGCCCGCGAGGCCGGCGAGGAGCAGCCGACGATCATCCACAACCTGATCACCTCCTGGAGCGTCCCCGAGGTGGTCCGCGAGCTCGGCGCGAACCCGGTCCGCACCCGGGTCGGCCACTCCTTCATCAAGCAGGAGATGGCGGTGAGCGACGCCGTCTTCGGCGGCGAGCACTCCGCGCACTACTACTTCCGCGACTTCTGGCGCGCCGACACCGGCATGCTCGCCGCGCTGCACGTGCTCGCCGCGCTCGGCGGCCAGCCGCAGGCGCTGTCCGCGCTGACCGCCCGGTACAACCGCTACGCGGCCTCCGGCGAGATCAACTCCACCGTCGCCGACCAGGCCGGGCGCACCGAGGCCGTCCGCGCGGCCTACGCGACCGGCGAGGACGTCACCGTCGACGAGCTCGACGGCCTGACCGTGGCCGGCCCCGACTGGTGGTTCAACCTCCGCGCCTCCAACACCGAGCCGCTGCTGCGCCTCAACGTCGAGGCCAAGGACGAGGCCCGGATGGCCGAACTGCGCGACGGCGTGCTGGCGATCGTCCGAGCCTGA
- a CDS encoding DUF3499 domain-containing protein has protein sequence MGHAGTGGGLRGPVGSAVPSTLVSSVRRCSRTACGRPAVATLTYVYADSTAVLGPLATYAEPHCYDLCAEHAERLTAPRGWDVVRLAADAGPLRRTSDDLEALANAVREAARPQERAPRQPGPQETEAGRRGHLRVLRSPDS, from the coding sequence GTGGGACACGCGGGGACGGGGGGAGGTCTTCGCGGCCCGGTCGGGAGTGCGGTACCGTCCACCCTCGTGAGCTCTGTACGTCGTTGTTCGCGGACCGCGTGCGGCCGTCCGGCCGTGGCGACGCTGACGTACGTCTACGCCGACTCCACCGCCGTGCTCGGCCCGCTCGCCACCTACGCCGAACCGCACTGCTACGACCTGTGCGCCGAGCACGCCGAGCGCCTCACCGCCCCGCGCGGCTGGGACGTGGTCCGGCTCGCCGCCGACGCCGGCCCGCTGCGCCGCACCAGCGACGACCTGGAGGCGCTGGCCAACGCCGTCCGCGAGGCGGCCCGCCCGCAGGAGCGCGCCCCGCGCCAGCCGGGCCCCCAGGAGACCGAGGCGGGCCGTCGCGGCCACCTCCGGGTGCTCCGCTCGCCCGACTCCTGA